In the Oscillospiraceae bacterium genome, CCCAACGTTGCGGATGCGTCAGCGCATAAGCGATTGGTAGGCGCATATCGGGCAATCCCGCTTGCATCAATGTCGCACCGTCGCGGAACTGCACCATCGAGTGTATGATGCTCTGTCGATGAATCACAGCATCCACCTGTGCGGGCTGCAACCCAAACAAGTGCATGGCTTCAATCAACTCTAAACCTTTGTTCATCAACGTTGCGCTGTCGATGGTAATCTTCCCGCCCATACGCCATGTCGGATGCGCGAGAGCGTCATTTTTCGTTACGTCGCGCAATTGCCCTCTATCCATGCCGAAGAATGGCCCGCCTGATGCCGTGAGTATAACCGATTGCACATCGGCAACATCCTGTCCGGCAAGCACCTGAAAAATCGCCGAGTGTTCGCTGTCCATAGGAATGATTTGCACGCCCGCACGTTGCGCCGCTTGCATCACGAACTGCCCACCTGCAACCAATGATTCCTTGTTGGCCAACGCCACATCGTGTCCAGTGTGAATCGCCGCCATCGTCAGCGGCAGCCCCGCCACGCCTACTACGGCGTTGAGCACAATGTCACAATCAACAATAACTGCTTCTGTTGCATCATCAGCAACAATAATATCCGTATCAGCTAATTTCACACGCAATTCCGCCGCCGCCTGTGTGTCTGACATAGCAACCAACTGCGGCCGAAATTCCCGCGCCTGTCGCTCCATCAATGCAACATTGCGGTGCGCAGCCAACGCCACAGGCCTCAAATGCCACTGACGGCAAAGCTCCAACGCCTGCGTGCCAACTGACCCGGTCGAGCCGAGGATTGAAAGGCGTTTTTTCATACTTCAATCACCTGAAACACTTGCAATGCCATAGCAACAAAAGGTGCGACAAAAATAATTGAATCAAATCGATCAAGCACACCCCCGTGTCCGGGCAAAATCTTACCATAATCTTTTATGCCAAAACCACGTTTGATATACGAAAAAGTCAAATCACCAAACTGTGCTACCATGCTGCCGATTGCGGCGATGGCAACGAGCCATATGAAATTAATGCTTGGGGAATACAAAAACTGCACAATCGTGCCCAGTCCGGCAGCAAAAAACGCTGCACCAAACAGTCCGCCAATCGAACCTTCAATACTTTTCTTAGGGCTGAGCGCTTTTAACGGCCGATGCTTGCCCCACGTCACGCCGACAAAGTAAGCAAAAATATCTGTGCCGAACGCAATGCAAAACGGAAGCAAAATTATATATGCTCCGCCGCTACTATGCGCGATGGTTTGTAAACTGCTCAAAAAAAGAGGAATCAAAAAAGCAGCAACATATGCCCCCCCTATTTGTCCAAGTGAAACTTGCGCCTCGCGGTCAGGATGACGCACCAATCCCGCCATTGCTACGGTAAATATCACCAACGTAAATACAAAAACGACGACAAATGCCCACAATTGCGGCGCACCGTAATACTGCCACATGGGCACAGCCGCAGCGCATACAATGCTAGCCACCACAATAAATCGATCGCGCAAAAATCCGGTTGCCCAAAGCAATTCATACGCAATTAACGCGCAAACCAGCCCAATAACAAACGGTAATATAATCGGTGGCGTAAAGAACAAAACGACAATCAACAGCGGCACCAACACAATGCCGACAATAAAACGAGTTAGCATAATTTTCTCCTTGCAGGGATACCCACTGCTTTCTGCACGGCCACACAATACGTGTCCCTACACGGCGCCGCCTTTTCTACGGTCACGTTTTTGATACGCTAAAATCGCCTTATCAATCTCAGCAGGCGTAAAGTCCGGCCACAGCGTTTCAGTAAAGTAATATTCAGCGTAAACAGCTTGCCACATCAAAAAATTCGACGTACGATGTTCGCCACCCGGCCGAATGATTAAATCAGGGTCAGGCTGCCCCGCGCTATCGAGATGTTCGGAAATCATTGCTTCCGTAATATCCTGCAGTGCAACATTCTTCGCGATGTTCCGTACGGCGCGCACAACCTCGTCGCGTCCGCCATAGTTAAAGCAAATGTTTAAGTTCGCGCGCGTATATTGCGCCGTCACCACTTGCGCCTCCTCAACCAAAGCAAACAGGTGTGCCGGAACACGTGACAAATCCCCAAAGAATCGTATGCGTGACTGCTCAACCTCCGCCTTTTCGATAACCTCGCGCAGAAACTTCTCCATCAACTTAAAAATACCCAACACTTCTTCTTCGGCACGCCGCCAGTTTTCGGTCGAAAAGGCGTACAGCGTAATATGCTTAACGCCAATATCACGACAGTAATAGATAACGCTGCGTGTCGTTTCCGAGAAGCCTGCAATATGTCCCAATGATCGTGGCAATCCGCGTTTACGCGCCCATCGCCCATTGCCGTCCATAATAATGCCGATGTGCTTCGGCAAATTCTGCGGATCAATTCCTATAAGCGGAGTATTCCTTTTTCTTATTCGCATATTTCTCCTGTTGTGCCTCACGACACCGCTTAACCTCTAATATTCCAATTCATTACTTCCAGTGATTCTGTGAAAATTGACAGTGTTCAATAGCCCTTGCTTAAACCGCCATCAATTCCTTCTCTTTATCAGCTTTCAGCTCATCGATATTTTTTGTCGCTTTATCCGTCAAGTTTTGAATCTCTTTTTCGGCGTCTTTTAGGTCATCTTCGGTCATTTCACCGCTTTTTTCCTGCTTCTTGCAGTCCTCCATCGCTTCACGGCGCAAGTTCCGTACGGCAACTTTGCCGTCTTCCGCCATTTTGCCCACTTGTTTCGTCAAGTCACGACGACGCTCCTCAGTCAGTTGCGGAAAATTCAGCCGCAATACCTTGCCATCATTCTGTGGGTTAATACCTAAGTCGGATTGGTTAATAGTGCGCTCAATGTCTTTCAGTGCCGACACATCCCACGGCTGAATGACCAACGTGTGCGGTTCCGGCACACTTACCGACGCCATCTGCTGAATCGGCGTAGGCGTGCCGTAGTAATCGACTTGAATGCGGTCAAGTACGCTGGCATTGGCTCGTCCGGCACGAATGGTAGCAAAGTCCTGTTTAAGAACTTCCAAAGTCTTGGCAATCTTGCCCTCAAATGCTGCAAATTGGCTCATAGTTTTGCTCCTTTATTTTGTATTTATCAGCCGCTTACTCGGCAGCTCTGACTATCGTCCCTATTTTTTCGCCGTTAACAGCGCGATATATGTTTTGGGGATCCTGTAACGCGAAAACCAAAATCGGTAACGCGTTATCTCGCGACATGGCAGTCGCCGTAGCATCCATCACGCGCAAATCATCACGCAAGATAGTGTCATAATCAAGACTGTCGTACTTCTTAGCAGCAGGGTCAACGGCAGGATCAGCGTCGTATACGCCGTCGATATTCTTGGCAAGCAGTACAATCTCCGCCTTAACCTCCACCGCACGCAGCACAACGGCAGTATCGGTTGACACATACGGAATACCAAGTCCGCCAGCAAAAATCACCACACGCCCTTTTTCCAAGTGTCGCATTGCCCGCGCCCGATAATACGGCTCGGCAACAGCGCGCATTTCAATGGCCGTCATCACGCGCACATCAACGCCCTGCGTTTCGAGGTTTTCTGCCAACGCCAAAGCATTGATGGTTGTCGCAAGCATGCCCATCTGATCAGCGCGAACACGATCATTCATTACCTTGCCTTCCACCATACCGCGCCAAATGTTGCCGCCACCGACAACAATGCCAACTTGCACGCCGGCATCAACACAGTGCTTGATGGTTTGACAGACCCGTCCGATAAAATCGAGGTCAAAGCCGCGCTTGCCGTCACCCGCAAGCGCCTCGCCGCTGATTTTAATCATCACTCGGTTATATTTTGGCATAAATAGAATCCTTTCTGCTGTTCTAAACATAGAGTAGCAATTAATGCTTAAAGAAACTTGACTTTTATCAAAAAGCTATTCCAGCTTAAATGACGCAGACATAAAGGCAATAGACTCAACTAATTTGAATCCATTTTTTTCATAGAACTTCACAGATGGATAGCCCTTTTCTGTGTTCAATACCATTCCGTATACGCCTTCTTTATGCAGCGCACTCTTTACAAATGCCAGCAACTTACTCCCTAGACCCTCCCCTTGATATTGGGGATGAACACTGAATTCATCAATAAATAGCTCCTTGAAATCCAAGTAAGTCATTATCCGCCCTATACACATAGCAACAATAGTGCCGCCATCTCCTATAACATACCCACGCGACATTCTCGATTCCATCATTTCAGTGATTCGAGTGTACGCGTTCTCAAAACTCCAGCTCTCATTCCAAGGTTCTTCCTTAAACGCCGCGACTAATGTTTTTGCACAATCTGAAAAATCATCCTCTGTAATCATCCTAATATCTAAGCTCATTTAACATCTCCGCTTTTACTACACACAAGCATAGCTTATGCCACTCTACCAAAATGCGGAATTCCGAACCCCGAATTCCGCATTATAATATTTTAACTATTGTACCATTTTGCTAACTTCGTCAGCGAAATTATCTTCTTTTTTCTCCAAGCCTTCGCCT is a window encoding:
- the dxr gene encoding 1-deoxy-D-xylulose-5-phosphate reductoisomerase is translated as MKKRLSILGSTGSVGTQALELCRQWHLRPVALAAHRNVALMERQAREFRPQLVAMSDTQAAAELRVKLADTDIIVADDATEAVIVDCDIVLNAVVGVAGLPLTMAAIHTGHDVALANKESLVAGGQFVMQAAQRAGVQIIPMDSEHSAIFQVLAGQDVADVQSVILTASGGPFFGMDRGQLRDVTKNDALAHPTWRMGGKITIDSATLMNKGLELIEAMHLFGLQPAQVDAVIHRQSIIHSMVQFRDGATLMQAGLPDMRLPIAYALTHPQRWENGVEMVDWRAQSPLTFAVPDEETFGCLRLAKQAMCADQATCVVLNAANECAVEAFLQDKIGFLDIEAIVAEQLGQLYGQVNNIEDCLALDVEIRKKLM
- a CDS encoding phosphatidate cytidylyltransferase, encoding MLTRFIVGIVLVPLLIVVLFFTPPIILPFVIGLVCALIAYELLWATGFLRDRFIVVASIVCAAAVPMWQYYGAPQLWAFVVVFVFTLVIFTVAMAGLVRHPDREAQVSLGQIGGAYVAAFLIPLFLSSLQTIAHSSGGAYIILLPFCIAFGTDIFAYFVGVTWGKHRPLKALSPKKSIEGSIGGLFGAAFFAAGLGTIVQFLYSPSINFIWLVAIAAIGSMVAQFGDLTFSYIKRGFGIKDYGKILPGHGGVLDRFDSIIFVAPFVAMALQVFQVIEV
- the uppS gene encoding polyprenyl diphosphate synthase; its protein translation is MRIRKRNTPLIGIDPQNLPKHIGIIMDGNGRWARKRGLPRSLGHIAGFSETTRSVIYYCRDIGVKHITLYAFSTENWRRAEEEVLGIFKLMEKFLREVIEKAEVEQSRIRFFGDLSRVPAHLFALVEEAQVVTAQYTRANLNICFNYGGRDEVVRAVRNIAKNVALQDITEAMISEHLDSAGQPDPDLIIRPGGEHRTSNFLMWQAVYAEYYFTETLWPDFTPAEIDKAILAYQKRDRRKGGAV
- the frr gene encoding ribosome recycling factor, with the protein product MSQFAAFEGKIAKTLEVLKQDFATIRAGRANASVLDRIQVDYYGTPTPIQQMASVSVPEPHTLVIQPWDVSALKDIERTINQSDLGINPQNDGKVLRLNFPQLTEERRRDLTKQVGKMAEDGKVAVRNLRREAMEDCKKQEKSGEMTEDDLKDAEKEIQNLTDKATKNIDELKADKEKELMAV
- the pyrH gene encoding UMP kinase yields the protein MPKYNRVMIKISGEALAGDGKRGFDLDFIGRVCQTIKHCVDAGVQVGIVVGGGNIWRGMVEGKVMNDRVRADQMGMLATTINALALAENLETQGVDVRVMTAIEMRAVAEPYYRARAMRHLEKGRVVIFAGGLGIPYVSTDTAVVLRAVEVKAEIVLLAKNIDGVYDADPAVDPAAKKYDSLDYDTILRDDLRVMDATATAMSRDNALPILVFALQDPQNIYRAVNGEKIGTIVRAAE
- a CDS encoding GNAT family N-acetyltransferase, whose protein sequence is MSLDIRMITEDDFSDCAKTLVAAFKEEPWNESWSFENAYTRITEMMESRMSRGYVIGDGGTIVAMCIGRIMTYLDFKELFIDEFSVHPQYQGEGLGSKLLAFVKSALHKEGVYGMVLNTEKGYPSVKFYEKNGFKLVESIAFMSASFKLE